AACGCCATTAAATTCTCTTGGTATATACTTAGCATGTACTTTTATCTTCTTTATTATTCATGTATGAAAGCGGGAATGTAATGGCGATTGCAACGTTGTATTGTAGGAGCGTTTTAGGTATTGATGCAAAACAAGTCCTTGTTGAAGTGCATTTGAGTCGTGGTTTACCGACGTTTGCCTTGGTGGGTTTACCTGAAACATCGGTGAAAGAGGCCAAAGAACGCGTGCGCAGTGCGATCATCAATAGCCATTTTATGTGGCCACATAATAAACGTATTATTGTTAATTTAGCGCCTGCTAATTTATCTAAAGAGGGCGGACGTTTCGATCTTGCCATAGCATTAGCTATTTTAATTGCCTCTGAGCAAATTCCAGCAGCCCCCTTTGAGCATTTTGAATGTATTGCTGAGCTTGCATTGTCAGGAGAGCTTCGCCCTGTCGATGCCATTATTCCTTGCGCGCTTGCTGCCAATAAAAAAAATAGAAGTTTATTAATATGTTTAGCGAATCAAAATGACGTTGCTTTAACAGGAAATCCTGCCTTGATTGCTCGAAGTTTAACGCAAGTGTGTGCATTTATGCTGGGTAAAATCGAGTTGCCTTGTGTGTTAGAACAAACACATGAAGACAAACCACAAAAAACAGATATTAGTGATGTGCTAGGTCAGCAACAAGCCAAGCGCGTATTAGAAATCGCCGCCACAGGTCAGCATAATTTATTATTAATCGGTCCACCTGGCACCGGTAAAAGTATGCTAGCAGAGCGTTTTATGACGTTACTTCCCGCTTTGTCGAAAGCGCAGGCTCTCGAAACGGCAACCCTTTACTCTGTGTGCGGACAGGTACGAGAAAATGGTTATCAGCCCCCTTTTAGAGCGCCACATCATAGTGCATCGTTAGTTGCGTTAGTAGGAGGGGGCACTCGTCCTAAACCGGGTGAAATATCTTTGGCGCATAACGGTATTTTATTTTTAGATGAACTTGCCGAGTTTCCTCGCGCCGTGCTTGATAGTTTGCGTCAACCGCTAGAAACTAAAAACGTGAGTATTTCCCGTGTTTTACAGCAAGTGACATTTCCGGCTAATTTTCAGTTAATTGCAGCCATGAACCCGAGCCCTTGTGGGTTTATCAGTGGAGAGAAAAGGCGCAGTACACCGGATCAAATTCTACGTTATTTAGGGCGTTTATCAGGGCCATTTTTAGATCGATTTGCATTATCAATCATGGTGCCTTTATTACCCAAAGGGATCCTGGCCAGCTCACAAATGGGTCAAACCATAAACAATGAAAGTAGTCAGCAGATCCAAACACGGGTTGCGAGTGCACGTAAAAGACAAATATCAAGACAAGGAAAATTAAATAATGCATTAAATGTAAAAGAGGTGGCTTTATTTTGTCAGCTTACGCCTGCAGATGCTCTATTTTTGGAGGGGGCGTTAGATAAAATGGGATTATCTATTCGCGCTTGGCATAGTTTGTTGAAAGTGGCGCGTAGTATTGCTGATTTGGGGCATTGTGAGAATATTACGCGCGATCATTTATATGAAGCGCTCAATTATCGAGCCATGGATAGATTATTAAAAAGTATTTTAGATAATTAACGTGTTGTTGAAAATGCGACTAACCAATGATGAATACAAAGGTAAAGTTGTTATTAATAAATAAGTTACGGGCTCACATTTGTCAGAGTGAAATTTATAATTGTTAAACCTCTTCTGTTATTATTTTATTAAAGAGTAAAAACAAGGAAGAAATTTAAACGATGAAATTATCACAGTTAAATGCATTTCGGGCAGTGATTGAGTGCCAAACCGTAACGAGTGCGGCGGAGCGTCTTAATCTTAGTCAGCCGAGTGTCAGTCGGAGTATCTCTGCTTTGGAGAGAAAGGTTGGTTTTAAGCTTTTTATTCGCAAAGGTAACCGTTTATTATTGAGTGACGAAGGTAAAGCTTTTTACTTTGAAGTTGCTAATGTATTTGATGCGTTGATCAGTTTAGATCGCGCAGCAGTATCAATCAGTGGTCTGCATTTTGGTAGTTTTAAAATAGGTATCATGCCGTTATTTTCAGATTGCTTTTTACCGCGTATTTTAGCGTCTATTTTAAAGCAATCAGGTAAAATGAAATTATCGGTAAAAACGGAGCGCTCAGAAAGTGTTTTGCAACGCGTACAAAGCCAAACGATTGATATTGGTTTAGCATTAATTGATGGTGATCATCCTGGGGTGATGTCGCAAAAAGTGATCACAGAATGCGTTTGTCTCATTCCTGCATCTTCACCTTTAGCAAAGTTAGACTGTATTGATATTTATGATCTGGCGGGGCTTATTTTAATTCGCCATGAAAAAGATCGTACGCAGTTGAAGGTGGATAGATTATTACGTCGTTATAATATAAGTGTTCAAGAGAGCGTTAAAGTCTCCTTCGCAAGTACAGCTGCTGCATTAGTCAAAGAGTGTGTTGGTATTGCTATCACCGACCCTTTTACAGCATATACCGCCACAGAGTCTGATAGCGTTGTTATGCGCCCCTTAAAATTTTCATTACCCTTTGAATTTTCAATATTATACCCGTCATTAAAACCTTTACATCGCTACGCTTCATTATTTATTGAGCACTTTAAAGCCTGTGCGGATGAGGCCAATATTGCATTAAATATTGGCCCGATAATCAATCTAGATAAAAACAAATAAAATAATCGAGGTGAACATCACAGTTATTAAGCATTCAACTTTAAAATAAAAAAACAATATACACCTTTCAAATCAATTAGATAGGGGTTTGGTAGGTAGAGGTATTACTTTTTTGTATACAACCTAACTTTTTTGACATTGTTTAAAATAACGCTGTTTTTTATGCTGAGGTATCAAGTTAAATCATCATAAAGGAGTTATTATGTCAACACGAGTTTCGGTTATAGGGACAGGTAATGCGGGTTTAACCGCCGCTTATCATTTTTCATTAGAGGGTGCACAAGTTTGCTTATACGGTGCAAGTGGTTTCGATCAAGCTCTTGACGATATAAAAAATCAAGGTGGGATCACCGCATTACCCTCATATAATGATGTGGATTTAACCTACTCCGGTTTTCAATCTATTCACAAAGTCACTCGTGATTTAGCAGAAACGATTGCCTTTTCTGAGTTATTAATTTTACCAGTCCCCTCGTTCGCACAAGAGCCTCTTTTCATTAAAATGTTACCCCATTTAAAGGATGGGCAAATTATTATGCTTATGCCGGGTAATTATGGATCCCTAGTTTTAAACCGTTTAAAAATAGAGCAAGGTTATCAACATCTCGATATTACGTTTGTAGATGCTATATCAATACCTTGGGCAACACGTATTGTGGCACCAGCAACAATTGCCATTTTAGGGATGAAAGAATTCTTACCTGTTGCAGCCTTTCCTGCTCATAAAACGACACACGCCATTGCAAAATTACAATCTATTATGCCTCTTCCATTAAAGCCTCTCAAAAATGTTATTTGTGCAGGGCTTGAAAATATTAATTTTGGCGGACATCCTTTATTAACGACGCTGAGCATGGGTTTATTGGAAAATTTTAATGGTGAATTTAACTACTATAAAGATTGTTGCTCTAAATCAACGGCTAAGGCTGCATCTGTGATGGAAAAAGAGCGTATTAATATTGGCCTTGCATTAGGTTTAGAATTGGTGCCTGAACTCGATGCGATGAATGCGTTGTATGCGATGCAATGTGAAAATGTTTATGAAGTAAATAGAACCTCTGAAACACATGGAAAATTAAATAGTGCACCAAATTCTGCATCAAGCCGCTATATTACTGAAGATGCAGCTTATTTATTGGTTCCCTGTCATGAATTTGGCCTATTAACCAATACCGCAACGCCCCTCGTGACTTCCTGCTTACATATAGATAATGCTTATAATAGTGAAAATTATTTTATCTCGGGGCGGACGTTAAAAAAAATGGGGTTAGCTGATATGTCAGTTGCTCAAATAATGAAATTTATTGCTTAATATAAGGAGATACTAACAATGAAATTTAAATTCCCATCTGCTTATACCATTCTATTCGCTCTTATCGTGTTAATGGCCTGTTTAACTTGGATCATTCCTGCAGGTCAATATCAAATGATAATGAATGATGAGTTAGGCAAAGAAGTCCCTAAAGTGGGATCATATCAGACGGTTGATGCTAATCCTCAAGGTATTGTTGAGGTGTTAATGGCGCCCGTGCAAGGGTTTTATGATCCCGCTACTTATAGTGCGCGGGCGATTGATATTGCATTATTCGTTTTAATCATAGGTGGATTTATTGGCGTAGTAACCAGGACGGGCGCAATAGATTCCGGAATCGCTGCAACGATGACTCGCCTTAAAGGCCGAGAAAAGTGGATGATCCCTATTTTAATGGGATTATTTGCAATGGGAGGCACTGTCTATGGTATGGCAGAAGAAACATTGCCATTTTATATTTTATTAATCCCTGTGATGATTGCCGCAGGTTACGACACTATTGTTGGTGTTGCTATTATTATGCTTGGTGCAGGTATCGGCTGTTTAGGCTCGACGATCAATCCGTTTGCAACTGTTATTGCTTCAAATGCAGCCGGTATTAATTTTATGGAAGGCTTCGGATTACGTGCCATTATATTATTAGTTGGTTGGCTACTTTGTGTTATTTATGTGATGCGTTATGCGAAAAAAATAAAAAAAGATCCTTCTAAATCATTAGTAGCATCCCAAAAAGAGGCTAATGAAAAACATTTTTTACATGATAAAAGTAACACTAAATTAAGTCTAACCAATAACCATAAAATAGTGCTTATCCTTTTTGGACTCTCTTTTTCTATTATGGTTTGGGGCGTCTCGATAGGTGGCTGGTGGATGGCGGAGCTCTCTGCGCTATTTATTGGCGCAAGTATTGTTATCGGTCTGGTTGCGCGTTTATCTGAAACACAATTAACAGATAGCTTCATTGATGGGGCAAGGGATTTATTGGGCGTGGCATTGATCATCGCCATTGCTCGTGGCTTAGTGGTGATCATGGATAATGGTAATATCACACATAGTATATTGTTTTTTGCTGAGGGTTTATTAGGCGGGCTAAATGATATCGTATTTATCAATGCAATTTATTGGATAGAAGTCGTATTATGTTTCATTATCCCATCATCATCGGGCCTTGCTGTATTAACGATGCCTATTATGGCTCCGTTAGCTGATTTTGCAGGTGTTGGGCGAGAACTTGTGGTGACTGCATTTCAGTCTGCATCGGGTTTGCCTAATATTATTACACCGACATCGGGGGTGGTCATGGGGGCGCTTGCTATTGGTAGGGTGAGTTATGCGTCATGGCTTAAATTTACGTTGCCATTGATAGCCATGTTGTCCGTTATGATCATGGTATTACTGAGTTTTGCTGTTACTTTTAGCTAGTATAATTTTGGATGTAATTTAAAGATAAAAAAAGTCCGCTTTAAAATTAAGCGGACTTTTTTATTTAAAGGGCTTTAATCGTTTTGATTTGCTCTTCTAATTTAGAACAAGTGGTTTGTAACTCAGCTTCTTTACCACGTTCTTTGTTAATAACCGCTTCAGGGGCATTACTGACAAAGCGCTCGTTGCTAAGTTTTCCTGATATTTTAGCAAGCTCTTTGCTGGCTTTTTCAAGTTGTTTACTCAAACGAGCGAGCTCTGCTTCAGTATCGATTAAACCTGCCATCGGGATCAACAGCTCGAGAGCGCCGACCAATGCAGTTGCGCAAACCGGTGTACTTTCGCCACTTGCAACAATCGTCACGCTCTCAAGTTTAGCAAGCGCCGCTAAGAAGGCCGCATTTTCAGAAAAACGACGATCATCATCTTCACTTGCATTTTTAACCAGTAAATTAAGCGGGATCTTCGGACTAATATCCATCTCTCCACGAATATTACGGATCGCAACAATAACCTTTTTAAGCCACTCAAGATCTGCAACGGCTTGTGTATCTATTAAGTCGTTATTCACTTCAGGGAAGGCTTCAAGCATGATGCTTTCACCTGTGTACCCAGTAAGCTCTTTATTAATACGTAGCCAAATTTCTTCGGTCATAAAGGGCATGATAGGGTGTGCTAAACGCAGTAAAGTTTCAAGTACAGATATTAACGTATGGCGGGTGCCGCGTTGCTCTGCAACATTGCCTTTAAATAAGACCGGTTTAGTTAACTCTAAGTACCAACCACAGAATTGATGCCAGATAAATTCATACAAAATATTAGCCGCAATATCAAAGCGATAGGTATCGAGTGCATGACGATAATCTTTAATGGTTGTTTGTAGTTGCCCTAAGATCCAACGATCTGCAATGCTAAGTTGTTGCTCATTATTAGCATCATCATTAAATCCACAAGGTTGCTCAGTACAACTCATGATCACGTAACGGCTGGCATTCCATAGTTTATTACAGAAATTTCGGTAGCCTTCAAGGCGGGTCATATCCCAGTTAATATCACGACCGGTTGATGCCATTGCAGCTAAAGTAAAGCGCAGTGCATCGGTGCCATGGGGCTCAATACCGTCTGCAAATGCTTTTCGTGTTTGCTTTTCTATTTTTTTAGCTAATTGCGGTTGCATCATGTTGCCACAACGTTTTTTAACCAAGCTTTCCAAATCAATGCCATCAATCATATCTAAAGGATCAAGTACATTGCCTTTTGATTTTGACATTTTATCACCATTTTCATCCCGAATAAGTCCGGTCATATAAATGGTTTTAAAGGGAACTTGCGGTTTGCCATCTTCATCTTTCATAAAGTGCATGGTCATCATGATCATGCGCGCAACCCAGAAAAAGATAATATCAAAACCGGTCACCAGAACATCCGTTGAATGGAATGTTTTAAGATCCAGCGTTTTTTCAGGCCAACCTAAGGTTGAAAATGTCCATAAACCAGAAGAGAACCAAGTGTCTAATACATCTTCATCTTGTCTTAATTTGATGGATGCATCTAAATTATGCTCTTTACGAACTTGCTCTTCATCATGGCCAACATACACTTTACCATTTTCATCATACCAAGCGGGAATACGATGTCCCCACCATAGTTGACGTGAAATACACCAATCTTGTACATCACTCATCCATGAGTTATATAAGTTTTCATATTGTTGGGGTACAAATTTAATATCACCATTTGCAACCGCTTCTCTCGCTGTTTTTGCTAGCGGTTCAACACGTACATACCATTGGTCTGTAAGCATAGGTTCGATAGGTACGCCGCCACGATCACCATAAGGGATCACTAATGCGTGTGCTTTTATTTCTTCAACTAAGCCTAAAGCTTCAAGTTCAGAAACTACTTTTTTACGCGCATCTTCACGGCTTAAACCGATAAATTGAGCGGGTAATTCTGCGCTATAATTATCGCTTTTTTCACCTTGGCTGTTAAATATTTCAGCACTTTCACGGATCTTCGCGTCGAAAGTTAAGATATTGATCATTGGAAGGTTGTTACGCTTACCGACTTCATAATCGTTAAAATCATGTGCGGGTGTTATTTTTACACAACCACTGCCTTTTTCCATATCAGCATGTTCATCGGCAATAATTGGGATCAGACGTTGCGTAAACGGTAAAATAATATTTTTACCAATAAGGTGCTGGTAACGCGGATCTTCAGCGTTAACGGCAACGCCAGTATCACCCAGCATTGTTTCTGGGCGCGTTGTTGCTACCACAATATAGTTTTTACCGTCTAATGTGGTCGCATTATCCGCTAATGGGTAACGGAAATACCACATAGAGCCTTGTACATCTTTACTTTCTACTTCAAGATCTGAAATAGCAGTATGTAGTTTTGGATCCCAGTTAACTAAGCGTTTACCGCGATACAGAAGATCATCATTATATAAATCGACAAATACTTTTTTTACCGCTTCAGACAAGCCGTCATCCATGGTAAAACGTTCACGATCCCAATCAACAGATGTGCCTAAACGACGCATTTGCTTACAAATAGTGCCACCAGATTCTTCTTTCCATTCCCAAATTTTATCAATAAAGGTTTCACGTCCTAGCTCTTTGCGTGTTTGGCCCGTTTCTGCAAATAATTTACGCTCAACGACCATTTGCGTAGCAATGCCCGCATGATCTGTTCCAGGTTGCCAAAGTGTATTTTTACCTTGCATACGTTGATAACGAATAATGGTATCCATGATCGTATCTTGGAAAGCATGACCCATGTGCAAACTACCGGTCACATTAGGGGGTGGGATCATAATACAAAAACTTTCTTTTGATGTGTCACCATGAGGTTTGAAGTAACCTTTTTCTTCCCATCGTTGGTAATTTTTTTGTTCAATGGCACTGGGGTTGTATGTTTTTTCCATCACTTATCTTCTATTTTATTGATTGAATTTAGGCTTTCTACGTGTGTCGTTGAAAGAGTATGACCTAATTTTTTATAGGCACTGTAGCGTCTGCGTGCAGTCATCTTTAATGTTTCCTCAACGGGAACAAAGTCAATGATCTGTTTGAAATTTTTAGAAAATTCTGGGACCTCAGAACTTAAATTAATTAATACTGGGCGTACCTGTGTTGTTGGCTCCCAACTAATTTCAACGGGGCTACCAAAGCGCGGTCCTTCACCCATTAAATTGTGTGCAACAAAACTGTCACCATCAAATTGCCATAAGTATTCATCAACAATAAAAGCATCTTCTTTATTTTCGGTGTAGATAAATACCTTTGTTTGTTGCTGATAATAAAACGCTGCCAAATGACACGCTTGGGCAATTTGTGCTGGGATATTATGTGTTTGATCTTCGGCTAAAATATAAAAAGTCACTTGGCTCATTGCTGATCATCACTACGGTTAATTAAAAATTGTGTCAGTAGTGCGACAGGGCGACCTGTTGCACCTTTATTTGGGCCTGCTGGGCGCCAAGCTGTACCTGCAATATCTAAATGTGCCCATGTATATTTTGCGGTGAAACGAGATAAGAAGCAAGCTGCAGTGATCGTGCCTGCTGCATTTCCACCTAAGTTGTTCATATCGGCAAAGGGGCTCTCTAATTGGCTTTGATATTCATCATCCATCGGTAATTGCCATGCTTTATCACCGGCTTGTTGTGAGGCCTTTAATAATTCATGTGCTAAACCATTATGTGGCGTTAATAAGGCGCTAATATTATGTCCTAATGCACCAATGCAGGCACCTGTGAGTGTTGCAATATCAATAACACACTCGGGATCGAAACGCTCGACATAAGTTAACACATCACATAAAACCAAACGTCCTTCTGCATCGGTATTTAAAACTTCAACCGTTTGTCCAGACATCGTCGTTAGAATATCGCCTGGGCGATAAGCATTACCTGCTGGCATGTTTTCAGCGCCCGCGAGAATACCAATAACATTTAAAGGTAAGTTTAAGTCTGCAATCGCTTTTAATGTGCCATAAACCGCAGCTGCACCTGCCATGTCGTATTTCATTTCATCCATGGCCGCACTTCCTTTTAAAGAAAGGCCTCCAGAATCAAAAGTGACGCCTTTACCAATGAGAATAATAGGTTTTTGTGCTGTTTCACCGCCCTTGTAATGTAATAAAGAAAGGTAAGCGGGATTACTAGATCCTTGTGCGACGGCCAAGTAACTGTGCATTTTGAGATCTTTTAAGGCATGTTGATCAAGTATGCTGACGCTTATTTTTTCGTGTTGCTCAGCTAATTGTTGTGCTTGCTCGGCTAGATAAAGGGGGGTACAAATATTTGCCGGCATATTTGTTAAATCTTTACAGGCTTTAATACCTGACGATATGGCCTTTCCGTGGGTTACGGCTAATTCAGCTTTACTAAGTTGTTTGCGACTCTGGGTGATAAAAGTCAACTTATGTAAAGCGCGCCTTTTTTTTGTTTTTTGACTTTTAAATTTATCAAAAGAATACAAAGTGTCTTTTGTGATTTCAATCCCTTGACGGATTGCCCAATAATTGTCTTTGCCATTAATATGTAATTCAGATAAAAAACAAATAGCCTCTAAAGTGCCACTTTCGTTAAGTGTTTGCATGGTTTTTTGAATTATTTTTTGGTAATTACTTTCATTAAGCTCGCGCTCTTTACCACAACCCACTAATAAGACGCGTTCACTGAGTACGCCTGGGATTTGTTGTAAAAATAGGATCTGACCTATTTCTCCTTCAATATTACCTCGACGTAATAATGCGCTTAAATAACCGTCACTCACGCTGTCAATTTGCTCTGCAGGGCCCGACAAACGGCGAGTAGCAAAGATACCAATGATGATACAAGCACTGCGTTGCTTTTCAGGAGAGCCACTTTTTATGAAAAAATCCATATTTATCCTTGAGTGAGCCGATTATATTGAGATTAACGATGCTATTTTAATTAAAATACAGTTATTATAGCGTCCAGTGCAATTTAAAAATAAAAAACGGTTATGTTACCGTAATTAGTTTATTAATTCACTACTTTACCCTTTTTCATAAGATCTTATTTTACACTGGAGAGCTAAGTGATACTTCGTCGTTACTTAATGCTGGAAACATTTAAAAGCCAGTTTGGTATTCTTTTTGTTTTACTTCTTATTTTTGTTAGCCAAAAATTTATCGCAATTTTAGAGCAAGCGATCAATGGTGTGATAGCCCCTGATCTGGTACTGACTTTGTTATACCTTAATTTGCCAACATTAGGGACATTAATGTTACCTATCAGTTTTTATTTGGCGATATTATTTGCGCATGGCAGGTTACATAGTGAAAGTGAAATGGTGGCAATGACATCATGTGGTTATAGCCCTAATAGTGTTTTAAAGGCAACTCTTTTACTTTCTTTTTTCACTTTTGCCTTTGCTTCTTTTAACAGTTTATATTTAGCGCCTAGCGCTGAAAACGAAATGATAGCTGTTATTGAAAAAGCAGAGTCAGATGCGGGTGTTGCGACGCTTATAGAAGGGCGTTTTCATAAATCATCTGAAAATGGTGGCGTCGTTTATGTTGAAAAATATCATGAAGGACAAAAACTAGAGAGAATTTTTGCCTCATATTGGCCGAGTGATGAAAACAAAGCGCCCTCTGTTATAACCGCGTTACATGGGAGCGTTCAAGAAAAAGAGGACGGTACATGGTTAACGTTAGAGGATGGTCAAAGTTATACGGGTAATGTGGGCGAACATGAATTTGATAGTAGTCGTTTTTCGAGTTATGAGGTGCATATTGCAAATCGAGAGATCCGTAGCCGTTCTCGCGGCGTGAGCGCGTTACCAACTTCCATCTTATTGACACAAACAGATGATAAATCACGCGCTGAATTACAGTGGCGAATGGCTATTCCGTTATCTATTTTACTACTGACATTTATGGCGGTGCCATTAGCTAAAGTCAATCCGAGACAAGGGCGCTATGCTAAGCTTATGCCTGCACTTGCGCTTTATCTGACTTACTTTTTATTACTCAGTACTTCAAAAAGTTTAATAGAAGAAGGAACGTTACCAATACTGAGTATTTGGGGCGTACAAATTGTATTTTTACTGGGAGGTGTTTTCTTGCATTTAAAAAGCCTCGGTAAATTTGTAAAGAAAACTAAATATATTAAAAAGCCGCGGAATTCATAATGGGTATTTTAGATCGTTACATAGGTAAAACTGTTTTTGCTGCAACATTTTTAACTTTATTTGTTCTGCTTGGATTAAGTAGCATTATTAAATTTGTAGAGCAAATGCGCAGTGTAGGGCAAGGATCTTATGATGTACTTGCTGCTGGATATTTTGTGCTTTTAAAAATGCCGGTTGAAATGACGGTGTTTTTCCCGATGGCCGCGTTAATTGGCGCTTTAATTGGGCTTGGAAGTTTAGCAAGTAGTAGTGAACTTGTGGTGATGCAAGCTGCTGGCATGTCAAAATTTCGCATCGCAGGTGCCGTACTAAAAACAGCGGTACCCATGGTATTTGCGGTTATGTTATTAGCTGAGTTT
The sequence above is a segment of the Psychromonas sp. CNPT3 genome. Coding sequences within it:
- a CDS encoding YifB family Mg chelatase-like AAA ATPase is translated as MAIATLYCRSVLGIDAKQVLVEVHLSRGLPTFALVGLPETSVKEAKERVRSAIINSHFMWPHNKRIIVNLAPANLSKEGGRFDLAIALAILIASEQIPAAPFEHFECIAELALSGELRPVDAIIPCALAANKKNRSLLICLANQNDVALTGNPALIARSLTQVCAFMLGKIELPCVLEQTHEDKPQKTDISDVLGQQQAKRVLEIAATGQHNLLLIGPPGTGKSMLAERFMTLLPALSKAQALETATLYSVCGQVRENGYQPPFRAPHHSASLVALVGGGTRPKPGEISLAHNGILFLDELAEFPRAVLDSLRQPLETKNVSISRVLQQVTFPANFQLIAAMNPSPCGFISGEKRRSTPDQILRYLGRLSGPFLDRFALSIMVPLLPKGILASSQMGQTINNESSQQIQTRVASARKRQISRQGKLNNALNVKEVALFCQLTPADALFLEGALDKMGLSIRAWHSLLKVARSIADLGHCENITRDHLYEALNYRAMDRLLKSILDN
- a CDS encoding LysR family transcriptional regulator is translated as MKLSQLNAFRAVIECQTVTSAAERLNLSQPSVSRSISALERKVGFKLFIRKGNRLLLSDEGKAFYFEVANVFDALISLDRAAVSISGLHFGSFKIGIMPLFSDCFLPRILASILKQSGKMKLSVKTERSESVLQRVQSQTIDIGLALIDGDHPGVMSQKVITECVCLIPASSPLAKLDCIDIYDLAGLILIRHEKDRTQLKVDRLLRRYNISVQESVKVSFASTAAALVKECVGIAITDPFTAYTATESDSVVMRPLKFSLPFEFSILYPSLKPLHRYASLFIEHFKACADEANIALNIGPIINLDKNK
- a CDS encoding NAD/NADP-dependent octopine/nopaline dehydrogenase family protein, encoding MSTRVSVIGTGNAGLTAAYHFSLEGAQVCLYGASGFDQALDDIKNQGGITALPSYNDVDLTYSGFQSIHKVTRDLAETIAFSELLILPVPSFAQEPLFIKMLPHLKDGQIIMLMPGNYGSLVLNRLKIEQGYQHLDITFVDAISIPWATRIVAPATIAILGMKEFLPVAAFPAHKTTHAIAKLQSIMPLPLKPLKNVICAGLENINFGGHPLLTTLSMGLLENFNGEFNYYKDCCSKSTAKAASVMEKERINIGLALGLELVPELDAMNALYAMQCENVYEVNRTSETHGKLNSAPNSASSRYITEDAAYLLVPCHEFGLLTNTATPLVTSCLHIDNAYNSENYFISGRTLKKMGLADMSVAQIMKFIA
- a CDS encoding YfcC family protein, which gives rise to MKFKFPSAYTILFALIVLMACLTWIIPAGQYQMIMNDELGKEVPKVGSYQTVDANPQGIVEVLMAPVQGFYDPATYSARAIDIALFVLIIGGFIGVVTRTGAIDSGIAATMTRLKGREKWMIPILMGLFAMGGTVYGMAEETLPFYILLIPVMIAAGYDTIVGVAIIMLGAGIGCLGSTINPFATVIASNAAGINFMEGFGLRAIILLVGWLLCVIYVMRYAKKIKKDPSKSLVASQKEANEKHFLHDKSNTKLSLTNNHKIVLILFGLSFSIMVWGVSIGGWWMAELSALFIGASIVIGLVARLSETQLTDSFIDGARDLLGVALIIAIARGLVVIMDNGNITHSILFFAEGLLGGLNDIVFINAIYWIEVVLCFIIPSSSGLAVLTMPIMAPLADFAGVGRELVVTAFQSASGLPNIITPTSGVVMGALAIGRVSYASWLKFTLPLIAMLSVMIMVLLSFAVTFS
- a CDS encoding valine--tRNA ligase yields the protein MEKTYNPSAIEQKNYQRWEEKGYFKPHGDTSKESFCIMIPPPNVTGSLHMGHAFQDTIMDTIIRYQRMQGKNTLWQPGTDHAGIATQMVVERKLFAETGQTRKELGRETFIDKIWEWKEESGGTICKQMRRLGTSVDWDRERFTMDDGLSEAVKKVFVDLYNDDLLYRGKRLVNWDPKLHTAISDLEVESKDVQGSMWYFRYPLADNATTLDGKNYIVVATTRPETMLGDTGVAVNAEDPRYQHLIGKNIILPFTQRLIPIIADEHADMEKGSGCVKITPAHDFNDYEVGKRNNLPMINILTFDAKIRESAEIFNSQGEKSDNYSAELPAQFIGLSREDARKKVVSELEALGLVEEIKAHALVIPYGDRGGVPIEPMLTDQWYVRVEPLAKTAREAVANGDIKFVPQQYENLYNSWMSDVQDWCISRQLWWGHRIPAWYDENGKVYVGHDEEQVRKEHNLDASIKLRQDEDVLDTWFSSGLWTFSTLGWPEKTLDLKTFHSTDVLVTGFDIIFFWVARMIMMTMHFMKDEDGKPQVPFKTIYMTGLIRDENGDKMSKSKGNVLDPLDMIDGIDLESLVKKRCGNMMQPQLAKKIEKQTRKAFADGIEPHGTDALRFTLAAMASTGRDINWDMTRLEGYRNFCNKLWNASRYVIMSCTEQPCGFNDDANNEQQLSIADRWILGQLQTTIKDYRHALDTYRFDIAANILYEFIWHQFCGWYLELTKPVLFKGNVAEQRGTRHTLISVLETLLRLAHPIMPFMTEEIWLRINKELTGYTGESIMLEAFPEVNNDLIDTQAVADLEWLKKVIVAIRNIRGEMDISPKIPLNLLVKNASEDDDRRFSENAAFLAALAKLESVTIVASGESTPVCATALVGALELLIPMAGLIDTEAELARLSKQLEKASKELAKISGKLSNERFVSNAPEAVINKERGKEAELQTTCSKLEEQIKTIKAL
- a CDS encoding DNA polymerase III subunit chi, whose amino-acid sequence is MSQVTFYILAEDQTHNIPAQIAQACHLAAFYYQQQTKVFIYTENKEDAFIVDEYLWQFDGDSFVAHNLMGEGPRFGSPVEISWEPTTQVRPVLINLSSEVPEFSKNFKQIIDFVPVEETLKMTARRRYSAYKKLGHTLSTTHVESLNSINKIEDK
- the pepA gene encoding leucyl aminopeptidase, whose amino-acid sequence is MDFFIKSGSPEKQRSACIIIGIFATRRLSGPAEQIDSVSDGYLSALLRRGNIEGEIGQILFLQQIPGVLSERVLLVGCGKERELNESNYQKIIQKTMQTLNESGTLEAICFLSELHINGKDNYWAIRQGIEITKDTLYSFDKFKSQKTKKRRALHKLTFITQSRKQLSKAELAVTHGKAISSGIKACKDLTNMPANICTPLYLAEQAQQLAEQHEKISVSILDQHALKDLKMHSYLAVAQGSSNPAYLSLLHYKGGETAQKPIILIGKGVTFDSGGLSLKGSAAMDEMKYDMAGAAAVYGTLKAIADLNLPLNVIGILAGAENMPAGNAYRPGDILTTMSGQTVEVLNTDAEGRLVLCDVLTYVERFDPECVIDIATLTGACIGALGHNISALLTPHNGLAHELLKASQQAGDKAWQLPMDDEYQSQLESPFADMNNLGGNAAGTITAACFLSRFTAKYTWAHLDIAGTAWRPAGPNKGATGRPVALLTQFLINRSDDQQ